Proteins from a genomic interval of Clostridium cochlearium:
- a CDS encoding carbohydrate-binding protein has translation MKKSKQFKALTSVILGTSIMFGGTVSPVLAANNGAVNDNVTIRAWDGQDDLIQKDKIIYEKGDIVIYNCKLYKCKRFHYAQPGWNPCDAPMFWKPMNTIPNWSVDDKLTQENKAPYEKGDLVIYDSKLYKCKRFHYAQSGWNPCDAPMFWKLVK, from the coding sequence ATGAAAAAATCAAAACAATTTAAGGCCTTAACTTCAGTAATCTTAGGTACATCAATAATGTTTGGTGGAACAGTTTCACCAGTTTTGGCTGCTAACAATGGTGCAGTAAATGATAATGTTACTATTCGCGCTTGGGATGGACAAGATGATTTAATTCAGAAAGATAAAATAATTTATGAAAAAGGGGATATTGTTATATATAATTGTAAATTGTATAAATGCAAGAGATTCCATTATGCTCAACCAGGTTGGAATCCTTGTGATGCGCCAATGTTTTGGAAACCCATGAATACAATACCAAATTGGAGTGTAGATGATAAATTAACTCAAGAGAATAAAGCACCTTATGAAAAAGGTGATTTAGTTATATATGATTCTAAATTGTATAAATGCAAGAGATTTCACTATGCTCAGTCAGGCTGGAATCCTTGTGATGCGCCAATGTTTTGGAAATTAGTTAAGTAA
- a CDS encoding phospholipase D-like domain-containing protein, which translates to MVEIINKPINDLFYNLVSDSRKNIRLCAPYVKQDIVNNIYVNRRKNVKIDCISNFSIPNFYKRSSDIEAFKTVIGWEDKVYNCQILHAKLYIFDDKYSIITSSNLTPSGFKKNLEYGVLINDTYLVNKTLTDFKTICDDKNTGKINSQKVIHIEKILKNLPIYKDIDFKNYNKHTEVDDILDVDIELIKRSLNSWKRTTFEVVDIIEKNEFSLDDIYVCEEIFSKRYPNNNTIKASIRRNLQELRDLGLIKFLGNGNYKKLWSSQK; encoded by the coding sequence TTGGTTGAAATAATAAATAAACCTATAAATGATTTGTTTTATAATCTGGTGTCAGATAGTAGAAAAAATATAAGATTATGTGCACCTTATGTAAAACAGGATATAGTAAATAATATATATGTGAATAGAAGAAAGAATGTAAAAATAGATTGTATATCTAATTTTAGTATTCCTAATTTTTATAAAAGATCATCAGATATAGAGGCATTTAAAACTGTAATAGGATGGGAAGACAAAGTGTATAATTGTCAAATACTTCATGCTAAGCTTTATATTTTTGATGATAAATATTCAATTATAACTTCATCAAATTTAACACCATCAGGATTTAAAAAGAATCTTGAATATGGGGTTCTTATAAATGATACTTATTTAGTCAATAAAACTCTTACAGACTTTAAAACCATTTGTGATGATAAAAACACAGGAAAAATAAATTCTCAAAAGGTTATACATATTGAAAAGATACTAAAAAATCTTCCTATATATAAGGATATAGATTTTAAAAATTATAATAAACATACTGAGGTAGATGATATTTTAGATGTTGATATAGAACTAATAAAAAGAAGTTTAAATAGTTGGAAAAGAACTACATTTGAAGTTGTTGACATTATAGAAAAGAATGAATTTTCATTAGATGATATTTATGTTTGTGAAGAGATTTTTTCAAAAAGGTATCCTAACAACAATACAATAAAGGCTAGTATAAGAAGAAATTTACAAGAGTTAAGAGATTTAGGATTAATCAAATTTTTAGGAAATGGAAATTATAAAAAATTGTGGAGTAGTCAAAAGTAG
- a CDS encoding DUF6718 family protein: protein MCYLIAKKFDKEGSLVLDAEQGQRLASLSKYLTLTTLERGVQIVTLNNLDSYREYAPYILINDEIEFISKVIKM from the coding sequence ATGTGTTACTTAATAGCAAAGAAATTTGATAAAGAAGGAAGTTTAGTATTAGATGCAGAACAAGGACAGAGGTTAGCATCATTATCTAAGTATTTAACCCTAACAACACTTGAACGAGGGGTACAAATAGTAACTTTAAACAATTTGGATAGCTATAGAGAATATGCTCCATATATATTAATTAATGATGAGATTGAATTTATATCTAAAGTTATAAAAATGTAA
- a CDS encoding recombinase family protein, which yields MVIVPKEAKIIKRIYEQYLVGYGTNKICRNLERDGIKTPTGSAVCSLEREDGGLNLSIINTFRYAKKEMIMAQKLSVCQQFMKKN from the coding sequence CTGGTAATTGTACCTAAAGAGGCAAAAATAATTAAAAGAATATATGAACAATATTTAGTTGGATATGGTACTAATAAAATATGTAGAAACCTTGAAAGAGATGGTATAAAAACACCAACGGGAAGTGCGGTATGCAGTTTAGAAAGAGAAGATGGGGGACTAAACCTAAGTATTATCAATACGTTTAGATATGCAAAGAAAGAGATGATAATGGCCCAAAAGCTTTCAGTATGCCAGCAGTTCATGAAGAAAAATTAA
- the tnpB gene encoding IS66 family insertion sequence element accessory protein TnpB (TnpB, as the term is used for proteins encoded by IS66 family insertion elements, is considered an accessory protein, since TnpC, encoded by a neighboring gene, is a DDE family transposase.), giving the protein MLNIDKVEKVYLACGYTDLRKSIDGLVMIVQNQFKLDPFDKVLFVFCNKKMDTIPLA; this is encoded by the coding sequence ATGTTAAATATAGATAAGGTAGAAAAAGTCTATCTTGCCTGCGGCTATACGGATTTAAGAAAAAGTATTGATGGGTTAGTTATGATAGTACAAAACCAATTTAAGTTAGACCCTTTTGATAAAGTGCTATTTGTTTTTTGTAACAAGAAAATGGATACAATTCCGTTAGCGTAG
- the tnpA gene encoding IS66 family insertion sequence element accessory protein TnpA, producing the protein MYRKLDNDAWEEYLNKFNSVKDTITVKDFCAENNLNKSQFYYHKKRVEKIAESKETIFQAISLNSKVDNIKEDKSALKEVKINVGNANIFIPVSEATLITSIIKELILKC; encoded by the coding sequence ATGTATAGAAAATTAGATAATGATGCCTGGGAGGAATATTTAAATAAATTTAACTCTGTTAAAGATACAATAACAGTGAAAGATTTCTGTGCTGAAAATAACCTTAATAAAAGTCAATTTTATTACCATAAAAAAAGAGTAGAAAAAATAGCTGAAAGTAAAGAAACTATTTTTCAAGCTATTTCTTTGAATAGTAAAGTTGATAATATTAAAGAAGATAAATCTGCATTAAAAGAAGTGAAAATTAATGTAGGCAATGCTAATATATTTATTCCTGTTAGCGAAGCTACTTTAATAACATCAATAATTAAGGAGTTAATTCTAAAATGTTAA
- a CDS encoding AAA family ATPase, producing MLKKFEVKDFKNFKRNIELDFSDVRDYHFNENCINDDLLNKIIIYGKNSVGKSNLGLALFDITTHLGDKNVTPGVYDYYLNADSDSDFAEFHYIFKLADGEVDYLYRKNNERKLLFEKISINNELIMSYDYKSKSGNLEGLIKLVPSLNFEFRDESISILRYVVNNTLSDSVKPLKQLVRFVSNMLWFRSLDENRYIGYKEESTDYINFIFEGDNLKTFQELIHTAGVDEDLVAINDPDGKQRLYFNKKTPIPFFKVASNGTKALYTLYYWLTTATDVSFLFIDEFDAYYHFELSEMIVQLLEKHKEFQTILTSHNTNLLTNRIMRPDCYFILTPDKLTSLANATNRELREGHNLEKLYINGEFNE from the coding sequence ATGCTGAAAAAGTTTGAAGTAAAAGATTTCAAAAATTTTAAAAGAAATATAGAATTAGACTTTTCAGATGTACGAGACTATCATTTTAATGAAAATTGTATCAATGATGACTTACTGAATAAAATAATAATCTATGGAAAAAATTCAGTTGGAAAATCAAATTTGGGGCTAGCACTATTTGATATTACAACACATTTAGGAGACAAAAATGTTACACCAGGTGTGTATGATTATTATTTAAATGCAGATTCAGATTCCGATTTTGCTGAATTTCATTACATATTTAAATTAGCAGACGGAGAAGTGGATTACTTATATAGAAAAAATAATGAGCGAAAGCTATTATTTGAAAAAATTTCAATAAATAACGAACTTATAATGAGTTATGATTATAAATCAAAATCAGGAAATTTAGAAGGACTCATAAAATTAGTACCTTCATTAAATTTTGAATTTAGAGATGAGAGTATATCAATTTTAAGATATGTGGTTAATAATACTTTATCTGACAGTGTTAAACCACTTAAACAATTGGTGAGATTTGTGAGTAATATGTTGTGGTTTCGAAGTCTTGATGAAAATCGATATATCGGTTATAAAGAAGAAAGTACAGACTATATAAATTTTATATTTGAAGGAGATAATTTAAAAACTTTTCAAGAATTGATTCATACAGCAGGAGTTGATGAAGATTTAGTAGCTATAAACGATCCAGATGGTAAACAACGGTTATACTTTAATAAAAAAACACCTATTCCATTTTTCAAAGTAGCTTCCAATGGAACTAAAGCTTTATATACATTATATTATTGGTTAACAACCGCTACGGATGTATCATTTTTATTTATAGATGAATTTGATGCATACTATCATTTTGAACTTTCAGAAATGATAGTGCAGTTATTAGAAAAGCACAAGGAGTTTCAAACTATTTTAACTTCTCACAATACAAATCTTTTGACAAATAGGATTATGCGTCCAGATTGCTATTTTATACTAACACCAGATAAATTAACATCATTGGCTAATGCTACTAATAGAGAATTACGTGAAGGACATAATTTAGAGAAACTTTATATAAATGGTGAATTCAATGAGTAG
- a CDS encoding IS66 family transposase: MAHIRRYFHNIIVDLDKEALKNSRAIIGFNYCEQIYKLEKELRETHSNKALDYAKKNLPGLKNVLLDGSLEVDNNAAERAIKPFVIGRKNFLFANTAKGATASSNIYSIVETAKANNLVVERYLVYLFDNLSRIDISDSENLENLMPWSNKIPENMKIKDKK, encoded by the coding sequence TTGGCTCACATAAGAAGATATTTTCATAATATAATAGTAGATTTAGATAAAGAAGCCCTAAAAAATTCTAGAGCAATAATAGGGTTTAATTATTGTGAGCAAATTTATAAGCTTGAAAAAGAGCTTAGAGAAACTCATTCAAATAAGGCACTTGATTATGCTAAAAAGAATTTACCAGGATTAAAAAATGTACTATTAGATGGTTCTTTAGAAGTTGATAATAATGCAGCTGAAAGAGCTATTAAGCCTTTTGTAATAGGCAGAAAAAACTTCCTTTTTGCAAATACTGCTAAAGGTGCAACTGCAAGTAGCAATATTTATAGTATTGTTGAAACTGCCAAGGCTAATAATTTGGTTGTAGAAAGGTACTTAGTATATCTGTTTGATAATCTATCAAGGATAGATATATCCGATAGCGAAAACTTAGAGAATCTTATGCCTTGGAGTAATAAGATTCCTGAAAATATGAAAATTAAAGATAAAAAATAA
- a CDS encoding bacteriophage abortive infection AbiH family protein — protein MDLFIVGNGFDRAHGLATSYIDFRRYLEKEDWSYLVRLEEPYGYVPESRQDLVEKLLWREFENNLSDINESEIVDVATSIDMGLEGGDVGIEDTLNDYWEQQYGYIQELNDYLKSWVEQIDINVRKKTKKINEFADDLFLSFNYTLLLEKIYKIDSCQVLHIHGCMDQSVGYLPVIGHGNKQKIKKANEQAHEASENFWEKDSSIYNAMANYYIRTLKNVDSYLNFNVGFFKRLKSVKQIFIIGHSFGDVDLPYFREVLENIPKDTIWNIYYYDSEEEALFIDKAISVGVKVENIRMLPSAKFFDKD, from the coding sequence ATGGATTTATTCATCGTAGGAAATGGATTTGATAGAGCACATGGATTAGCAACATCGTACATTGACTTTAGAAGATATTTAGAAAAAGAGGATTGGAGCTACTTAGTTAGATTGGAGGAGCCATATGGATATGTTCCAGAAAGTAGACAAGATTTGGTAGAGAAACTTCTTTGGAGAGAATTTGAAAACAATCTCTCTGACATTAATGAAAGTGAAATTGTTGATGTAGCTACATCAATAGATATGGGACTAGAAGGTGGGGATGTTGGTATTGAGGATACTTTAAATGATTATTGGGAACAACAATATGGGTACATACAGGAATTAAATGATTATTTAAAAAGTTGGGTAGAACAGATTGATATTAATGTTAGAAAAAAGACTAAAAAAATAAATGAATTTGCAGATGATTTATTTCTTTCGTTCAACTATACATTACTTTTAGAAAAAATATATAAAATAGATAGTTGTCAGGTCCTACATATACATGGTTGTATGGATCAATCAGTAGGGTATCTACCTGTTATAGGACATGGAAATAAACAAAAAATAAAAAAAGCTAATGAACAGGCGCATGAGGCTTCAGAGAACTTTTGGGAAAAAGATAGTAGCATTTATAATGCAATGGCAAACTATTACATAAGAACTTTAAAAAATGTAGATTCGTATCTAAATTTTAATGTTGGATTTTTCAAACGCCTTAAGTCGGTAAAACAAATATTTATTATAGGACATTCTTTTGGAGATGTAGACTTACCATATTTTAGAGAAGTGTTAGAAAATATACCGAAAGATACTATATGGAATATTTACTACTATGATAGTGAGGAAGAAGCTTTATTTATAGATAAGGCTATTTCAGTGGGTGTAAAAGTCGAAAATATAAGAATGTTACCGTCAGCAAAGTTTTTTGATAAAGATTAA
- a CDS encoding type II toxin-antitoxin system prevent-host-death family antitoxin, with amino-acid sequence MTKVARMVDENGAAIILKNNVPRYVLIDYSKFQQDTIADDATVEEAANNILSKHLKAFEELAK; translated from the coding sequence TTGACTAAAGTTGCAAGAATGGTAGATGAAAATGGTGCAGCAATTATATTAAAGAATAATGTACCAAGATATGTTTTAATAGACTATAGTAAATTTCAGCAAGATACTATTGCAGATGATGCTACAGTAGAAGAAGCCGCAAATAATATTTTAAGTAAACATCTAAAAGCATTTGAGGAGTTGGCTAAATGA